In the genome of Bacteroides mediterraneensis, the window ATAATGTCCTAAATACAAAAAGCAGAATTTTTTATTCTCCTTTTCCAAATCGGCACGAACTTCATCCAAATTCGTAAACACCATCCGGCGCCTCATCTCTCGTTTTGAAATGGAAAACAGCTTAATCACTTCCATCAGGTAATCACAGAAGAAATGATAGAACCCACGTTCAATATTCTCTCTTTCTTTCTGGCTTTTCTCCGGGAAACATTCTTCCAACTGCCGCTGAACCACCTTCCGACGATATTTAATCCAATGAAATAGGGGGAAAAACAGCAAGTCGGAAATGAAATAAAGCAGCCTCAACGGAAGTAGGGACAACAGATACAGGAAGAAAAATAATATGCGGTATACAAACTTCATCAGGACATTGAATTATAATTCAGGGCAAAGCTACAAAAAATCTACCATCCTCTCCCTACGGGAACTTCAATTTTTACAGAAAGGATGGCGTACCTATGGTATTTTGCACTATCTTTGCAAAATACAAGTAGTTACATTTTATGAAAGAATTCTTCCAACTCATGCGGCGATTCGTATCGCCCTATAAAAAATATGTCTGCTGGGCCGTTCTTCTGAATATACTATCAGCCATCTTCAATGTATTTTCTTTTTCACTCCTGATTCCCATCCTGAACATCCTGTTCAAAACAGATGCACAAGAAAAGGTGTATCAATACATGGACTGGGAATGGACGGTGGACTCGCTGAAAGAGACGGCAATCAATAACTTCTACTATTATGTCAATCAGCTGATTGATTCCTTCGGTCCCTCTACCACCCTGCTGTTCCTCGGGCTGTTTCTGGCCGGTATGACGTTCCTGAAAACGGCTTGTTATTTCGGGTCGACAGCGGTCATGGTACCCCTGCGTACCGGTATCGTACGCGACATACGCACGATGGTCTATACCAAGGTGACCTACCTTCCTTTAGGTTTCTTCTCGGAAGAGAGAAAAGGGGATATCATCGCCCGAATGAGCGGGGATGTGGCAGAAATCGAGAACTCCATCACCAGTTCACTGGATATGCTGCTGAAAAATCCTATTTTGATTATTTCCTATTTCACCACCTTGATGATTATCAGCTGGCAGCTGACCTTATTTACCATCCTCGTCTTGCCTACCATGGGATGGCTGATGGGAAAAATCGGGCGTAAACTGAAAAGACAGTCCCTCGACGCGCAGGAAAAATGGGGAGAAACGATGTCACAGTTGGAAGAGACACTGGGAGGATTGCGGGTAATCAAGGCTTTCACTGCCGAAGAAAAGATGATTAACCGCTTCAACAAATGCAGCAACGAATACCGGGATGCCACCAGCCGGGTATCTATCCGTCAGGCATTGGCGCATCCGATGAGCGAATTCCTCGGTACGGTACTCATCGTATTTGTATTATGGTTTGGAGGTTCCCTGATTTTGGGCAACAACTCTTCCATCGATGCCTCAACCTTCATTTATTATATGGTGATTCTTTACAGCATCATCAATCCGCTGAAAGATTTCTCCAAGGCCAGCTACATGATTCCGCGTGGACTGGCTTCCATGGAACGTGTAGACAAGATTCTGAAGGCGCCCAACAATATCGTGGAGAAAAAGAACCCGCAGCATCTGTCTTCCTTGAACCAGGATATCCAGTTCAATCATATTTCTTTCAGCTACAATGGACAGACCCAGGTGCTGAACGACATCAACCTTCGTATTCAGAAAGGAGAAACCATTGCTCTGGTAGGACAAAGCGGTTCCGGGAAATCCACGCTGGTAGACCTGCTTCCCCGTTTCCACGATGTGCAAGGAGGAGAGATTCTGATTGACGGAGTCAATATCAAGGACGTATCCATCAGCGACCTCCGTTCACTCATCGGCTATGTGAACCAGGAAGCCATTCTGTTTAACGACAGTTTCTATAACAACATCACGTTTGGAGTGGACAATGCGACCAAGGAACAGGTGATAGAAGCGGCCAAGATTGCCAATGCCCACGACTTCATCATGGAATCGGAACACGGGTACGACACCAACATCGGTGACCGGGGATGCCGCCTTTCCGGAGGACAACGCCAGCGTATCTCCATCGCACGGGCCATTCTGAAAAACCCGGCCATCTTGATATTGGATGAAGCGACTTCCGCCCTCGACACCGAAAGCGAACGGCTGGTACAGGAGGCGCTGGAACGGCTGATGAAGACCCGAACCACCATTGCCATCGCCCACCGCCTGTCGACCATCAAGAACGCCAACCAGATTTACGTGCTCTACGAAGGTAAAATTGTGGAAAGCGGAAAACACGAGGAATTGTTGGCGCAAAACGGATACTACAAGCGATTGAACGATATGCAGGCCCTATAAAAAGTCACCCGGCTGGAAGAAGTGATAAGTTCCCTCCCAGCCGGGTGTATTTTTTCAATCTGACAGAATCAATATTTCCCGAGTTTCTCGTGAATACCGTCACAATAGGCCTTCCAGAATTTACCGACATCTTTCAGGCTATAGACATCCTTAAACGGACAAGTCAACAAAGCCACCAGCCAATAGCCCAGCATCCCATTAAATCCCCGCAGGTATCTCACTCCCCAGTTACGTCCGTAATGATGATTCAAATAGGTCGAGTTGCGCACCTGATAGAAACGCTTCCATTTCTTCTTCTTACTCCGTTCCTCCCAATTGTCATTGGAAAAGAACTTTTCCTTATCCATCAAGGCAGAAGGGATATACAGAATACGGAATCCGGCCAATACCGTCCGCAGGCAATAATCCGTATCATCACAGAAAATAAACAGCTCTTTGTTGGGCAGCCCAATCTTTTCTACCGCCTCGCGCCGGATACACAATCCTTCGAAGGCAGTTCCACAAATCTCCACCGGTGCATTGACCACCTGTTTCTTCAATTTCTGCTGATACAT includes:
- a CDS encoding ABC transporter ATP-binding protein is translated as MKEFFQLMRRFVSPYKKYVCWAVLLNILSAIFNVFSFSLLIPILNILFKTDAQEKVYQYMDWEWTVDSLKETAINNFYYYVNQLIDSFGPSTTLLFLGLFLAGMTFLKTACYFGSTAVMVPLRTGIVRDIRTMVYTKVTYLPLGFFSEERKGDIIARMSGDVAEIENSITSSLDMLLKNPILIISYFTTLMIISWQLTLFTILVLPTMGWLMGKIGRKLKRQSLDAQEKWGETMSQLEETLGGLRVIKAFTAEEKMINRFNKCSNEYRDATSRVSIRQALAHPMSEFLGTVLIVFVLWFGGSLILGNNSSIDASTFIYYMVILYSIINPLKDFSKASYMIPRGLASMERVDKILKAPNNIVEKKNPQHLSSLNQDIQFNHISFSYNGQTQVLNDINLRIQKGETIALVGQSGSGKSTLVDLLPRFHDVQGGEILIDGVNIKDVSISDLRSLIGYVNQEAILFNDSFYNNITFGVDNATKEQVIEAAKIANAHDFIMESEHGYDTNIGDRGCRLSGGQRQRISIARAILKNPAILILDEATSALDTESERLVQEALERLMKTRTTIAIAHRLSTIKNANQIYVLYEGKIVESGKHEELLAQNGYYKRLNDMQAL
- a CDS encoding glycosyltransferase family 2 protein, which produces MKIVAVVVTYNRRELLKRNIHCLRANAPVSSIVVVNNGSTDGTAEWLDAQQDLTVIHQENVGGSGGFHRGIEYAYQAGAEWIWCMDDDVFPRADCMEHLLPYMTEPHVGILAPRRMMEGQIFTNDFQRVNLTNPFASMYQQKLKKQVVNAPVEICGTAFEGLCIRREAVEKIGLPNKELFIFCDDTDYCLRTVLAGFRILYIPSALMDKEKFFSNDNWEERSKKKKWKRFYQVRNSTYLNHHYGRNWGVRYLRGFNGMLGYWLVALLTCPFKDVYSLKDVGKFWKAYCDGIHEKLGKY